The Candidatus Leptovillus gracilis sequence GACGAAAAAGCTGGTGGAACCCGCGACCTCATCCTCATCTATGAGATCATAGACCCTCTTGGCGGCGACCGGCAGTGGATCAAGCTGGACCAGACGCCGCAAGCCCTGGTAGACGCCACCATCGCCATCGAAGACAAAACCTTCTGGACCAATCCCGGCTACGACTTGCAAGGCATTGGCCGCGCTTTCTACGAATATGTGCTCGAAGGCGGCGGCGTGCAGGGTGGCTCCTCCATCACCCAACAAGTTGTCAAAAACAACCTCATCGAGCCAGAGCGCCGCACGGTGGGCGACCAAGTAAGCCTGGACGATTACCAACGCAAGATAGAAGAACTGCTGCTGGCCCATCGCGCCGCCAACACCTACACCAAAGAACAAGTGTTGGAGTGGTATCTGAATACCAACTTCTACGGCAACCTGGCCTACGGCATCGAGGCGGCGGCGCGGGTTTACTTCGCCAAAACGGCCGCGCAGCTTACCCTGCCCGAAGCAGCCATGCTCGCCGCCATTCCCCAATCGCCCGCCCTCAACCCCATCAATAACCCCGTCGCCGCCAAAACGCGGCAAGAAGTGGTGCTAGACGCCCTGGCCCGCGAAGGCTACATCAGCAGCGAAGAAGCGGCGGCGGCCAAACTGGCGCCGCTGCAGTTGGTCGAAGCGCCGGAAGCGCGCTTCGACATCATCGCCCCCCATTTTGCCCTGGAGGTGCGGCAGCAGTTGGAAGCGATGTTTGGCCCGGCGTTGGTATTGGGCGGTGGACTGCGCGTTTACACCACCCTGGATTTAACCATGCAGCGGCAGGCGGAATGTGTGGCGCGGGCGCAAGTCGGCCGCTTATCGGGCGATTTGGGCGGCGGTCTGCCCGCCGACGAGCGGGACAACTGCCCGGCGTTGAGCTATTTGCTGCCCCTCAACACCGCCGATGTGGGCGTGGACCACAAAGTCAACAACGTGGCCGTCGTGATGATGGACCCGCGCACGGCCGAAATCAAGGCGATGGTTGGCAGCCGTAATTATTGGGACGCCAGCATTGATGGCTCGTTTAACGTGGCCGTAGACGGCCTGCGCCAACCGGGCAGCGCCTTCAAACCGTTCACCTATCTGACAGCCCTCAGCCAGGGCTACACCGCGGCGACAATGATGCTGGACGTGGAGACTGATTTTGGCACGCCCTACAACGGTGTGCCCTACGTGCCGCAAAACTACGACCGTCAGTTCCACGGCCCCATCCGCCTGCGCGAAGCGTTGGGCAACAGTTACAACGTGCCGGCCGTGCAGGCCACCAGTTGGGTCGGCGTGGATAAAGTGATCCGCACCGCCCACAACCTGGGCATTACCACCCTGGACAAAGGGGCCAACGCCTACGGCCTGTCGCTGACATTGGGCGGCGGTGAAGTGACGCTGCTGGACATGGTATACGCCTATTCGGTGATGGACAACATGGGCGTCATGGTCGGCCAGCCGCGCCCGGAAGCCGAACAACGGCTGGGCTATCGCACGCTGGACCCGGTGCTGATTTTGCGCGTGGAGGACCGGCAGGGCAATGTGCTGTACGAATACAATCAGCCGCAGCGCCGCGAAATCCTGACGCCGCAGTTGGCCTATCTGATGAACGATATTCTCTCCGACCGACGGGCGCGCTGCGCCGGTTTTGGCTGCCCCAACGCCCTGGAACTGCCAGACAATCGCCCGGCGGCCGTGAAAACCGGCACAACCAACGATTACCGCGATGGTTGGGCGGTGGGGTACACGCCGCAGTTGGTGACGGGCGTTTGGGTGGGTAATACGGACAATTCGCCGATGAGCAATTTGCCGGGCAGCAAGGGGGCGGCGCCTATCTGGCGGGCGTTGATGAGTTGGGCGCTGCAAGGGGAGGCGGTGGAAATCTGGCAACGGCCGTCGGGCTTTGTGGAAAT is a genomic window containing:
- a CDS encoding transglycosylase domain-containing protein, whose translation is MPKTTQVIHWRARRQRRRQRSGQAVLKTAGLLLLVGLLVMMFGLVGTVGAATAVYAYFTQDLPDFTQLEALGQTQSDTFETSKIYAWGDEKAGGTRDLILIYEIIDPLGGDRQWIKLDQTPQALVDATIAIEDKTFWTNPGYDLQGIGRAFYEYVLEGGGVQGGSSITQQVVKNNLIEPERRTVGDQVSLDDYQRKIEELLLAHRAANTYTKEQVLEWYLNTNFYGNLAYGIEAAARVYFAKTAAQLTLPEAAMLAAIPQSPALNPINNPVAAKTRQEVVLDALAREGYISSEEAAAAKLAPLQLVEAPEARFDIIAPHFALEVRQQLEAMFGPALVLGGGLRVYTTLDLTMQRQAECVARAQVGRLSGDLGGGLPADERDNCPALSYLLPLNTADVGVDHKVNNVAVVMMDPRTAEIKAMVGSRNYWDASIDGSFNVAVDGLRQPGSAFKPFTYLTALSQGYTAATMMLDVETDFGTPYNGVPYVPQNYDRQFHGPIRLREALGNSYNVPAVQATSWVGVDKVIRTAHNLGITTLDKGANAYGLSLTLGGGEVTLLDMVYAYSVMDNMGVMVGQPRPEAEQRLGYRTLDPVLILRVEDRQGNVLYEYNQPQRREILTPQLAYLMNDILSDRRARCAGFGCPNALELPDNRPAAVKTGTTNDYRDGWAVGYTPQLVTGVWVGNTDNSPMSNLPGSKGAAPIWRALMSWALQGEAVEIWQRPSGFVEMAVCNISGLLPTRLCPTVSELFIAGTQPTVYDNIYQEFAVNRETGRLATLYTPPELIENRVYRVYPEAAADWVRENEIEQPPTEYDTIVDTAVPTRDVAISSPASFAYVTGRLTITGTARSDDFAHYRLAYFPGLTPTALQTIADTVTEPKNDDVLGVWDTSDLSGLYTLLLTVVRDDGSFAETSVHVTIDNEPPTAEILFPLPNQQIFTDEEWVIVQAQVSDDLSVDRVEFYVGGAEAPFAISTVPPFTKKWAIPGPGCHTFRVVAFDAAGNRGEATAVPVCLVAR